AAATATAATGACTCATGCCCCAGCACTTAAGAGGGGTTTACTTAGAAGAATGAGGGGGAAAGTGTTATAACCCCCAGCGGAGTAACCCCGGGAGTTGAGGAGGGTCTACGATGGAAGGTGATGACTCCGATGCTCAAAGATCGGGAGAGAAAGTTCCAGATACTCAGGGACTCCATGTTCTCACTGAGCTTCGATATGGGCGGACTCATAGCCGGAGGCCTCCTGGAGAGTTTTTCCGGGCTCGCTCTGAGGACCGGTTGGAGCATAGCTCTCTATCCGATAGTCCTCACTGGCAGAGGGGCTTTGAACGGGATAGAGGCGGCCAGGATAAGCACTGGCCTCCACCTGGGGACCGTGAAGCCCACTTTCAGGGGGAACACTAAATATTATTACTCGATATTGGCATCGATGGTGACGCTCTCCCTATTAATGAGCCTCCTCATGGGATCCCTCGCCTTCATATTCTCCGGAGCTACTTTAGAGGAGCTTCCAATCATCTTATCCACAGCGATATCCTCGCAGACCATAGCCATTATTTTGATAGTGCCTGCCACATCATTAGCTGGCCATGAATCCTTCAAGAGGGGTCTGGATCCCGATGCCGTGGTTTATCCGATATCATCCACGGTAGCTGATATATGGGCGACTATCTCCTACATCATAGCCCTCACAATAGCTTTCGGCCCCTCGATCATCAATCATATAATAGCATCAGCCACCGTTATATTCACTCTCTTAGTGATAGTGATCTTCTCTAGGGAGGAGGAGTTCAGGAGGACCATCAGGGAGTCTTTCCCTACAGTGGCCTCTGTGACTCTAATATCCAGCATCTCGGGGTTCTCACTCTCCTCGGCTAGGAAGAGGATAGAGGAAACTCCCGGGATCCTAACGATATATCCAGCGATAATAGATACCTTGGGTGATTGCGGCGCTATATTCGGATCTACCTCAACTACTAAGTTATTCACCGGTTTGATGGAACCTTCCCTCAGCGAGATATCATCTAGAATTAATGAGTTAGCTCAGATATGGATCGCTGGTCTCATATACTACTTCCTATACGCTATTATAGGCTTCTCAGTGGGAGGGAGCCTGAGGTCATTCGCTATACCCCTGCTAGTCTACTCGATCCTCTTCCCCCTAATATCCTTATTCACCTTCTCCCTGGCGATAGTAGCTTTCAGGAAGGGGCTGAATCCGGATAACTTCATAATACCCCTGGAGACCACTATGACTGACACTATCACGACGGTAATGCTTTCAGCAATCCTCTCGGTCTAGATGCCCGAGCAACCGCCATCACCTCTCAAATCAGCGCAACCTATCCTCAATCCATCCCCCCTCATGCAAGTGAGAGCGGCCACGCCGAGCCTCGATGGATACCTCCTCAAATCAACTTTCACACCGCTCCCAATCTCCAGCCCCTCCTCAGCGACTAGAATCCCCTTTGAGAGATCGAAATAAGCCCTAGGGAAGTCTAAGGCTTCCCTTAGGTCCATGCCGAATTTGAATATGTTCGTAGAGAGCCACCAGTGTATCTGAGGCCTGTAATGACCACCAGAAGTTCCTATGACATACCAATCATCATCTAACTCAAAGATAAGGGAGGATAGCGTGTGTAAAGTCCTCTTTCCAGGTTCAAGCCTGTTCACATGATCTTCTTTCAACGAGAAGCTCGATGCCCTGCAGTTAAGCGTTATCTGATAGTTAGGCTCAGTTACTCCGGAGCCGAAAGCATAGAATATACTCTGAATCCCAGCTACCATCATACCATCTCGATCTATCACGCTGAAGAAAGTGGTGTCCCCATCATCCATCCTCCCCGGAGCTGCGCCTTCGAGCGAGGAGGGATGGAGCAGCTCCTCAACCCTCACCCCCATGAACTTAGGATCCGTCAAATACCTGTCCCTTATGCTGTAAGCTCTCTCAGATATCTCTATCAGCTTCCTCAACCTGCTCCAGGATCTTGGGCCATCTAAAGCTTCGGTGAGCATCATCATGTGCAGAGTCGTTATCCCCTGAGTCGGAGGGGGCATCTCGTACGCCACTCCTCCCCAGATGCGAGCTGATATCGGTCTCCCCTCCCCCGCCCTGTATTCAGATAGGTCCTCGATTGAGAGCAGACCTCCCCTCTTCCTGACATAGCTAACGATCTTCTGAGCTATCTCTCCCTCATAAAATTCTCTAGGATCCTCTGAAATTATTTCTAGGGCCCTAGCGAGCCCTTTAAAATTATGCCTAGATCCAGTCGCCCCTATGCTGAGGTATGTTGATGAAGACCCCTCGTCGGATGATAAGAGCTCTCTATTCGACTTGACAGCTTCCGAAAGGCTTTTGCTCACTGGAAATCCTTTTTCAGCGAGCTTCACGACTCTCGAGACTAAGGAGCTCCACTCCATACTTCCGTAGAGCTTCCACATGAGGTGTAAAGCATCCAAGTAACCCGGTACTGTTATCGAGAGGGGTCCCCTCTCCGGCATCTCATTGAATCCCCTTCTGAATAACTCATCCCTGCTCAACTCATAGGGGGAAGGGCCAGCTCCATCTATGAACTTGATCTCCTCCCCCCTCTTCACTAGGGCGAAGAAATCCCCTCCCAACCCGCTGAGGTGAGGGAGGAGTACTGAGAGAGCTAGGGAGGCTACTACAGATGCATCTACGGCATTTCCCCCATCCCTCAGGACTTCAGCCGCTACAGTAGATGCTAGATAATGTTCAGAGGCGACGACGCTATCGTAAGTCATGAAGGGATGCATCTAAAATTGTGAGAGGATAATTGAAAAATTTTACTGTATTCACTTCCTCGGGGGATCCTCCATGAGGCTCTTGACTAGCTTCAGAGAGTTCTCTATATCGCTGACTTTAGCTAGGGCTTGAGGCGAATGTATATACCTGGCCGGGACTGAGATCACTCCTACAGCTACCCCATCCCCGCTCAAGCTTATAGGCGCAGCATCCGTGCTGCTCACCGGGGATAGCTGGAGCTGGTAGGGGATCCCTAATCCTTCAGCTCTAGCTATAATCGATTCCAGTAGCCATCCCTTGACTATCAATCCCCTATCCATCACCCTTATCGCCGGCCCCTTCCCCAGTTGAGTTATATAGTTGTACTCCTGGACCTCGGGTACATCCGATGCTATAGTACCCTCCAAGACGAAGGCAAGGTCTGGCCTCACTCTATTGGCCGCTACTTGGGCGCCCCTGAGCCCCCTCTCCTCCTCGCAAGTGAAAACAGCATATATTTTTTCACCAGGTTCCACGCTCTTCAATGCCTCAGCGAGCAGGAAGCATCCTAATCTATCGTCCAATGCCTTCCCAATTAAAGACCCTGTCTCGGGTTGATATATGAACGGAGAATCGAAGGTTATTAGAGTGCCCGGCCTTATCCCGAGGCTCCTAGCCTCCTCTCCGCTGGAAGCACCCACATCCACGTAAAGCTCATCCATCTTAGGGATCTTCTCCTCACCCATGTGAGCTGGAAGAGTGCCCACTATTCCCCTGAGCTTCACTTTCCCGTGAACAACTACCCTCTGAGCGACTAATTGCGATGGGCTGAGGCCTCCAAGGGCTACTACTCTGAGGAAGCCCCTCTCATCTATATGCCTCACCATCATGGCCACTTCATCCATGTGAGCCGCGAACATCACTTTCCTCCCGCTCCCCTTCACAGCGTATAAGTTCCCGAACCCGTCCTCTTGGAGCTCATCTACTCTGCCCTCTAGCTCCTCCTTCAAGATCTCCCTGACCTCATCCTCAAAACCCGGCGGAGCAGATGCTAGGGAAAGCCTCTCCAGGAGCTTCAAATCCATAAGATCACCTCAGATGAGAGTACGTCAGCAGTTCCCAAAAAAGTTAACTTATAACTCCTATGTACGTAGATCGCGGAGGAACTAAAGCCTGTGCCCGATATGTGGGGGAAGGTTAGCTCCGAATGGGAATAGGCTGCTGAGATGCCCGCGTTGCGGTTACGAAAATGATAGGCATAATAGCGGGCATGCTCAGGATGAGAGGAACTGTTGCCCCTGAAAGCCACCGAAGCCAAGGCTGAGGTGGAACGGATAGTTAAACTATCCGACAACGGTGAGCATCCCTCCATCTATTGGAATGAGGGCGCCGGATATATAAGATGCCCTCTCACTGCACAGAAACGCTATCAAATCCCCCACTTCCTCTGGCTTACCGAACCTCCTCAGGGGTATCTCCTTAGATGCTTCCTCCTCCATCTGCTCGAGAGTTATGCCTAGTTCCTCAGCTTTAAAAGCTAATAGCTCCCTCTGGCGCTCGGTCATTATCCTGCCCGGCATGATCCCGTTTACCGTGACTTCCGGAGCTAGCTCCCTCGATAATACCTTTATCAGGCCAGCCAGGCCCGTCCTGACGACTGAGGATAGGGGTATATTCATGTTCACCTCCTTCACGGCCGTTGAAGTTATTAGGACTACCCTTCCCCATCCCCTCTCCTTCATCCTGTAACCGAAGAGCCTGGATAGCCTGACTGAGCTCATCACGAGCAAGTCGAATGCTTCATACCAATCTTTATCATCCAGATCCCTGAATCTGGCTATCCTGGGACCTCCATAGCTGATAACTAATATATCAGCTCCTCCTAGCTCCTCAGCCCTCCCATAGAGCTCCGATATGTCCTCAGCTTTCCTCAGATCCGAGGCCTTGAAGTGAACCTCCCCGTACCTTGAGAGCTCCTCAGCAGCTTTCTTGAGTTTCTCCTCGCTTCTCGAGGATATTAGGACCCTAGAACCTTCCTTCAGGAGAGATATCGCTGATGCCTTCCCCATCCCGGAGCTGGCTCCAGTTAAGACAGCTAACTTGCCCCTTAGACCGAGATCCATAGGCTATGCTAGCGCCATTTTCCTAAAAACTTTTTCAGGATTATCGCTATGATGAGAATCGCTAAGAGAGATGAGATGATTGTGAACCTAGAGTTGTAACATCTATAAGTAGCGATGGGCTTCCCGTAGTTCAGGATCGTTACCTCGTAGAAGGGGAGGAAGCCCGTATCTACACTAGCTTTGGTCCCATTGTAGATCCTACCCTGGGCGCTTATCCCGATCTTCCCCTCTCCTCTAACCTCAACTAAGCCATCAGGCGAGAGCTTAACCTCCAAGCCGCTCAAATTCACATCTCTCTCAACCTCAAGGCCGTTCAAATCCTTCAACTTTAATTTGAAGCTCCCAGAGCTTCCTACAGGTATGAAGGATTCTCTCGAAACTTCAGCTCTCCCGGAGCTTCCATTGAGCTCATAGTTCAGCTCTCCCCTCACCCATTCCGGTATGTCCCAGCTGAGCAATATCCCATAGCTCTTCCCCTCAACCCTCAATTTAGATAGATCCGCGAATATGTGCAGTGTGCCATTCGAATCCAACGAGGCCACGATTCCATCGAAGGAATATATCGAGTAACCGGGCACCTCTATCCTCTGAAGCACCCTCCCGCTCTCGGAATTGAGTACAGCTATTTCCTTCCCCTGCAGGGCCACGAAGAAGAGTCCATCGGATGAACTCAGCTTCAAGGGTATGCAGCAGCAGCATAACTTATTAGTCCAAGCTATCCCCCTCTCGTTGAAAGCGAAGACCTCACAATCCTTCGAAGCAACGCACATTATTTTACCAGATACATCTACATCGAATATTTGAGTGTTCAACCCCGCTCTGATGGATATTCCATCCTCCGATAGGAGAATAGCTTCATCTCTATCAACTACCGCCAGGAAATTCCCATCCTTCGACCACTTAGCAATTCTAGGCCTTAAATCGAACTTCCTCTCATGACCATCTATCCTCAGTGTGAGGCCGTCCTTGAGTATCGCGTAACGATCCTCCGAGTAAGGGATGAAGGAGCAGCCCTCGCATCTAGCCACTTCCCTGAGCTCTGGTAACTTCAGGAGACTCCCTCCGCACTGTATGAATATATCCCTCCCCCCTAATAGCTTGCAATCGCTCATGTTGAGGGGCTTCCCCATTAAGAGGAGCTCCTCATTCTGAATAGCGATCAAATCTTTGTTAAATGCGAAGGTCTTCGCGTTAATATCTAGCCTAGATATCTCGAGGTATGGGAGGGCTTGGGATCCCGTTATGGGGAGGAGGAGGATCAGCAGGAGGATCAGCTTAGCATGCATCCCCCCAACTCACTGTGAAAGTTTTTAAACTTGTCTTCACCTCCGCTCCTGTGGGAGAAATGAGGAGCTCAATAATAATTCTGATCCTCCTGCTGATCAACTTCGCCCCCCTCCTAGCTGAAAAACCTCCTAGTGTTGCTATAATAAGCAATAAGGCTGATGAGCCTACAGCCATATTCTTAGGCGGTCTCTTGAGCGAATCCAGGGTACAATTCGATATACTTGGGCCAAGGGATTTCCAGAGGGCTCTGGAGAACTACGATGTCATAATACTGTTGGGAGGTCCCAAGGCTTACGATGGAGTAGGGGAGATCTCCTCAAATTACATACCACCTGAAAACGCCACGAATTTGATAAACGAGCCCAGGACCTTCCTAATTTCGATATACAAAGGTGGAAGGGATATAATAGTTATAGCGGGCCACACGAGGCAGGAGACGAAGGAAGCTGTGCCTTACTTCTTCAGGGATCCTATAAGGGTTACTAAGCTCTGGAGGTGGGCGGGCTATCCAGTCGACTTCAGGGATGGGAGTTACTCCATATACTACGTTGAGAAATGGCTCTATGATAACGAATCCATGAAATTTTACTCTGTTCCCTGGGGATCCGAGGTCATTAAGGCGAATAAAGTCACCTTGAATGGCAGCAGCTTCTTCAACGTCACTTACAAATCTAGCTACATATATTTGGGGGTTAATTACACATCGATCGATTACTACATAGTGGATGAGCTCAACAGGCCTAAGAAGTGCGTCTTCGTCCAGCTCACGAATGGTGAGGTCTCGAGTAAGGTGGAAAGGTGCCCGAGCGGTGATAGTGGCTTGGGAGGGACTCAGGTATATGTCACGTTCAAGATGGAGGATTATGGGAACAGGACCGAGTTCGAGATAGCTGGGAATCCAGTGAGGAGGAGCAGGATCTACCAGATAGGTGATAAGAGTATTAGGGCAGTTCTAGTGATAAAGTACGCGATGAGGTACCCGAGTTGGGAAGCCCTGGCCCCCTTCCAGTTGATGTACGTGAACCCATCCCTACCCTTCGGGGGGAGGGTCATAGAGGTCAATAACAGGTTCCTGGAGGGGGTGCCCGTGACGGATACGGTGCTCAAGCTCTATCAGTATAAGCCTTGAGGTGAGATAATGCAAGTTGAGGTCTTTAAAGTGAAATTATCAGATCTCCTCTGTCTCACGAAGCCTAAGCAGACGTTCCTCCTTCTCTTGACATCTATATTCACATATGTGGGTGCTGGAGGGATGAGGCTCGATGCACTCCTGCTCCTGACAGCTGCCATGCTACTCTCGATATCGGGCACTACCTCAGTTAACATGGCTCTAGATGCTGATATAGATGCTATGATGCCCAGGACTAAGGATAGGCCAGTCCCCTCAGGCAGGGTTTCCAGGGTAGAAGCCCTCTCATTCGGCCTCCTCCTCTTCATCGTCGGGCTCGGCCTCTCCTACCTCATAAATCCGTGGACAGCTTTCGCTACATCCCTGGGTATGGCCTTCGATATACTCGTTTACACGATGTGGACGAAGAGGCGCACCCCTCTATCCATAATCTTCGGGGGGGTCGCCGGAGCGGCTCCTTCGCTAGCTGGATGGGCTGCGGCTAGAGGATCGATAGAACTTCAGGCGATCATGATAGCCCTCATCACCATCCTCTGGATCCCCTCCCACATATGGTACATCTCCATCTACTATCTGGATGATTACGCAGCTGCTAGAGTCCCAATGGCCCCGGTAGTCTGGGGTATAGAGAGGA
The sequence above is drawn from the Candidatus Korarchaeum cryptofilum OPF8 genome and encodes:
- a CDS encoding magnesium transporter, which translates into the protein MLKDRERKFQILRDSMFSLSFDMGGLIAGGLLESFSGLALRTGWSIALYPIVLTGRGALNGIEAARISTGLHLGTVKPTFRGNTKYYYSILASMVTLSLLMSLLMGSLAFIFSGATLEELPIILSTAISSQTIAIILIVPATSLAGHESFKRGLDPDAVVYPISSTVADIWATISYIIALTIAFGPSIINHIIASATVIFTLLVIVIFSREEEFRRTIRESFPTVASVTLISSISGFSLSSARKRIEETPGILTIYPAIIDTLGDCGAIFGSTSTTKLFTGLMEPSLSEISSRINELAQIWIAGLIYYFLYAIIGFSVGGSLRSFAIPLLVYSILFPLISLFTFSLAIVAFRKGLNPDNFIIPLETTMTDTITTVMLSAILSV
- a CDS encoding gamma-glutamyltransferase family protein, with the protein product MHPFMTYDSVVASEHYLASTVAAEVLRDGGNAVDASVVASLALSVLLPHLSGLGGDFFALVKRGEEIKFIDGAGPSPYELSRDELFRRGFNEMPERGPLSITVPGYLDALHLMWKLYGSMEWSSLVSRVVKLAEKGFPVSKSLSEAVKSNRELLSSDEGSSSTYLSIGATGSRHNFKGLARALEIISEDPREFYEGEIAQKIVSYVRKRGGLLSIEDLSEYRAGEGRPISARIWGGVAYEMPPPTQGITTLHMMMLTEALDGPRSWSRLRKLIEISERAYSIRDRYLTDPKFMGVRVEELLHPSSLEGAAPGRMDDGDTTFFSVIDRDGMMVAGIQSIFYAFGSGVTEPNYQITLNCRASSFSLKEDHVNRLEPGKRTLHTLSSLIFELDDDWYVIGTSGGHYRPQIHWWLSTNIFKFGMDLREALDFPRAYFDLSKGILVAEEGLEIGSGVKVDLRRYPSRLGVAALTCMRGDGLRIGCADLRGDGGCSGI
- a CDS encoding M42 family metallopeptidase, which gives rise to MDLKLLERLSLASAPPGFEDEVREILKEELEGRVDELQEDGFGNLYAVKGSGRKVMFAAHMDEVAMMVRHIDERGFLRVVALGGLSPSQLVAQRVVVHGKVKLRGIVGTLPAHMGEEKIPKMDELYVDVGASSGEEARSLGIRPGTLITFDSPFIYQPETGSLIGKALDDRLGCFLLAEALKSVEPGEKIYAVFTCEEERGLRGAQVAANRVRPDLAFVLEGTIASDVPEVQEYNYITQLGKGPAIRVMDRGLIVKGWLLESIIARAEGLGIPYQLQLSPVSSTDAAPISLSGDGVAVGVISVPARYIHSPQALAKVSDIENSLKLVKSLMEDPPRK
- a CDS encoding SDR family oxidoreductase: MDLGLRGKLAVLTGASSGMGKASAISLLKEGSRVLISSRSEEKLKKAAEELSRYGEVHFKASDLRKAEDISELYGRAEELGGADILVISYGGPRIARFRDLDDKDWYEAFDLLVMSSVRLSRLFGYRMKERGWGRVVLITSTAVKEVNMNIPLSSVVRTGLAGLIKVLSRELAPEVTVNGIMPGRIMTERQRELLAFKAEELGITLEQMEEEASKEIPLRRFGKPEEVGDLIAFLCSERASYISGALIPIDGGMLTVVG
- the cyoE gene encoding heme o synthase; its protein translation is MQVEVFKVKLSDLLCLTKPKQTFLLLLTSIFTYVGAGGMRLDALLLLTAAMLLSISGTTSVNMALDADIDAMMPRTKDRPVPSGRVSRVEALSFGLLLFIVGLGLSYLINPWTAFATSLGMAFDILVYTMWTKRRTPLSIIFGGVAGAAPSLAGWAAARGSIELQAIMIALITILWIPSHIWYISIYYLDDYAAARVPMAPVVWGIERTSKLIVASNVLMIILQLLLFLMGPLGPIFLVLSLPITLRFLIHSIRYARSPSRGEARRMYKVASPVEGVIFLAIALDGIFRILWSS